The Pygocentrus nattereri isolate fPygNat1 chromosome 4, fPygNat1.pri, whole genome shotgun sequence genome includes a window with the following:
- the LOC108415070 gene encoding E3 ubiquitin/ISG15 ligase TRIM25-like, protein MAEASISVGQDQFSCPVCLDLLTDPVTTPCGHSFCIVCINGCWDQDDRWGVYSCPQCRETFTPRPVLRRNNMLAEVVEEVKKEKVQAASPAHCYAAPGDVECDSCPGRKRKAIKSCLLCLASYCEAHLKPHYQSPAFKKHKLVEASKQLQEKICSQHDKLIEIYCRTDHSCICYLCTMHEHKGHDTVAAVAERSEKQGQLKEMQRRSQQRLQEKEKKLQEVKQAVKTLKSTAQAAVEGSERIFTELIRSIEKRRSEVTELIRAQEKAELSGAEELLEQLEQEIADLKRRDTELEQLLHTVDHIHFLQLLPVTHYQSPRLWTRRQSPRMPASVAVAAGPPASMDIAAPLFSPILPSPVSAAPRVLPASAIVSPPLPLCCPLISEKTKLISESCSLSDCERRKMASISVDQDQFSCPVCLDLLKDPVTTPCGHSYCKVCINGCWDQEDQRGVYSCPQCRETFTPRPVLHRNNMLAEVVEKLKKTELQAGSPALCYAGPGDVECDSCTGRKHKAIKSCLVCLASYCEAHLKPHYQSPAFKKHKLVEASKQLQEKICSQHDKLIEIYCRTDQQMVCYLCTMDEHMGHSTVAASAERKEKQNELKEEQRKSKQRLQEKEKKLQEVKQAVKTLKSSAQAAVEDSERIFTELIRSIEKKRSEVTKLIRAQEEAELSGAEELLEQLEQEIADLKRRDTELEQLSHTEDHVQFLQSFQSLCVSSGSEDSSSITVHQHLSFDGVKKSLSDLKERLEEFCKQEFRKISPHVSAVQMISPSEPQTREDFLQYFRRLTLDPNTVYQFLRLSEENRVVTCSKNIQCYSDHPERFDCWHQVLSKESVSGRCYWEVEWRSAGYDLYISVSYKGVSRKGRGKESRFGHNSQSWSLQCSPSSLSFYHNNIQTKISASSSSRIGVYVDHSAGTLSFYSVSDTLTLLHTVHTTFTQPLYAGFYVDGWIGLSGGTMRLCDPK, encoded by the exons ATGGCAGAGGCCAGTATTTCAGTAGGTCAGGAccagttcagctgtccagtctgTCTGGATCTGCTGACGGACCCAGTGACGACTCCCTGTGGACACAGTTTCTGTATAGTGTGTATTAATGGCTGCTGGGATCAGGATGATCGGTGGGGGGTCTACAGCTGCCCCCAGTGCAGAGAGACCTTCACTCCAAGGCCTGTTCTACGCAGAAACAACATGCTGGCTGAAGTGGTGGAGGAAGTgaagaaggagaaagtccaagctgcttctcctgctCACTGTTATGCTGCACCTGGAGATGTGGAGTGTGATTCCTGCCCTGGGAGAAAACGTAAAGCCATCAAGTCATGTTTGTTGTGTCTGGCTTCTTACTGTGAAGCTCATCTTAAACCTCACTATCAGTCTCCTGCCTTTAAGAAGCACAAGCTGGTCGAGGCCTCCAAACAGCTACAAGAGAAGATCTGCTCTCAACATGATAAACTGATTGAGATCTACTGTCGTACTGACCACAGCTGCATCTGCTATTTGTGTACGATGCACGAACACAAAGGTCACGATACAGTGGCAGCTGTAGCAGAACGATCTGAGAAACAG GGTCAGCTGAAGGAGATGCAGAGGAGATCTCAGCAGAGACtccaggagaaagagaagaagctgCAGGAGGTGAAACAGGCTGTGAAGACTCTTAAG AGCACTGCACAGGCAGCAGTGGAGGGCAGTGAGAGGATCTTTACTGAGCTGATCCGCTCCATTGAGAAAAGGCGCTCTGAGGTAACagagctgatcagagctcaGGAGAAGGCTGAACTGAGTGGAGCTGAAGAACTCCTGGAGCAACTGGAGCAGGAGATTGCTGATCTAAAGAGGAgagacactgagctggagcagctttTACACACAGTGGATCACATCCATTTCCTACAG CTGCTACCCGTGACCCACTACCAGTCCCCACGCCTctggacccgccgccagtcgccaaGGATGCCTGCCTCCGTGGCCGTTgctgcaggcccgcctgcctccatGGACATCGCAGCCCCTTTGTTCTCGCCCATCCTGCCCTCACCAGTGTCTGCTGCTCCCCGTGTTCTGCCTGCGTCTGCTATTGTGTcccct CCCCTCCCACTCTGCTGCCCCCTTATTTCAGAGAAAACGaaactgatctcagagagctgctcTCTCTCAGACTGTGAGAGGAGGAAGATGGCCAGTATTTCAGTAGATCAGGAccagttcagctgtccagtctgTCTGGATCTGCTGAAGGATCCAGTGACGACTCCCTGTGGACACAGTTATTGTAAAGTGTGTATTAATGGCTGCTGGGATCAGGAGGATCAGAGGGGGGTCTACAGCTGCCCCCAGTGCAGAGAGACCTTCACTCCAAGGCCTGTTCTACACAGAAACAACATGCTGGCTGAAGTGgtggagaaactgaagaagaCAGAACTCCAAGCTggttctcctgctctctgttaCGCTGGACCTGGAGATGTGGAGTGTGATTCCTGCACTGGGAGAAAACACAAAGCCATCAAGTCCTGTTTGGTGTGTCTGGCTTCTTACTGTGAAGCTCATCTTAAACCTCACTATCAGTCTCCTGCCTTTAAGAAGCACAAGCTGGTCGAAGCCTCCAAACAGCTACAAGAGAAGATCTGCTCTCAGCATGATAAACTGATTGAGATCTACTGTCGTACTGACCAGCAGATGGTCTGTTATTTGTGTACGATGGATGAACACATGGGACACAGTACAGTAGCAGCTtcagcagaaagaaaagagaaacag AATGAGCTGAAGGAGGAGCAGAGGAAATCCAAGCAGAGACtccaggagaaagagaagaagctgCAGGAGGTGAAACAGGCTGTGAAGACTCTTAAG AGCTCTGCACAGGCAGCAGtggaggacagtgagaggatcTTTACTGAGCTGATCCGCTCCATTGAGAAAAAGCGCTCTGAGGTAACAAAGCTGATCAGAGCTCAGGAGGAGGCTGAACTGAGTGGAGCTGAAGAACTCCTGGAGCAACTGGAGCAGGAGATTGCTGATCTAAAGAGGAgagacactgagctggagcagctttCACACACAGAGGATCACGTCCAGTTCCTCCAG aGCTTccagtctctctgtgtctcttctgGATCTGAGGACTCCTCCAGCATCACTGTCCATCAACATCTCTCATTTGATGGAGTGAAGAAatctctctctgatctgaagGAGAGACTAGAGGAATTCTGCAAGCAGGAATTCAGGAAAATCTCTCCACATG TTTCAGCAGTTCAGATGATTTCACCCTCAGAGCCACAAACCAGAGAAGATTTTCTACAGT ATTTCCGTCGTCTGACTCTGGATCCCAACACAGTATATCAGTTCCTCAGACTGtctgaggagaacagagtggtGACGTGCAGTAAGAACATCCAGTGTTACTCTGatcatccagagagatttgaCTGCTGGCATCAGGTGTTGAGTAAGGAGAGTGTGAgtggacgctgttactgggaggttGAGTGGAGAAGTGCTGGATATGATCTGTACATCTCAGTCTCATATAAAGGGGTCAGCAGGAAAGGACGAGGTAAAGAGAGCAGGTTTGGACACAACAGTCAGTCCTGGAGTCTGCAGtgttctccttcctctctctctttctatcacaACAACATTCAGACTAAGATCTCAGCCTCATCCTCCTCCAGAATAGGAGTGTATGTGGATCACAGTGCAGGaactctgtccttctacagcgtCTCTGACACACTGACCCTCCTACACACAGTCCACACCACATTCACTCAGCCGCTCTATGCTGGATTCTATGTTGATGGTTGGATTGGGCTTAGTGGTGGAACTATGAGGTTGTGTGATCCAAAATGA